From Bacteroidota bacterium, one genomic window encodes:
- a CDS encoding shikimate kinase, protein MAVITLLGYMGSGKSTYGSLLAEKLGYSFVDLDDYIVDELKMSIAEIFQAKGEKWFREYESESLNKLIKSDGNILLSLGGGTPVYNNNMELINRYSKSIYLNASVDTLYEYLKNARSKRPIIKDLSDVELYEFILKHLGKRREYYKMAKSSVITDKKTIEQIVDELEQIVLANHDLH, encoded by the coding sequence ATGGCAGTTATTACGTTACTTGGATATATGGGAAGTGGTAAGTCTACCTACGGTAGCTTACTTGCCGAGAAATTAGGATATAGTTTTGTAGATCTCGATGATTATATTGTAGATGAGTTGAAGATGTCTATTGCGGAAATTTTTCAAGCAAAGGGAGAAAAATGGTTTAGAGAGTATGAATCCGAGTCATTGAATAAGCTTATAAAATCTGATGGTAATATCTTATTGTCTTTAGGGGGGGGGACACCGGTATACAATAATAACATGGAGTTGATAAACAGATATTCAAAGTCGATATATCTCAATGCCTCTGTTGATACTCTATATGAATATTTGAAAAATGCCCGTAGTAAGCGTCCGATAATAAAAGATTTATCTGATGTAGAGCTTTACGAGTTTATACTTAAGCATCTGGGGAAAAGAAGAGAATATTATAAAATGGCCAAATCTTCGGTGATTACGGATAAAAAAACTATTGAACAGATAGTTGATGAATTAGAGCAAATAGTTTTGGCTAATCATGACTTGCACTAG
- a CDS encoding phosphoribosyltransferase family protein, translated as MKENLILNNEEIKHKIKRIAYQIYEANTNETTIYLAGISSNGFIMTNKIAEQIRDISKLEVITVEVFVNKKDILAPVKTSIPLEELKDKSIVLIDDVLNSGGVLIYGMRHFLSVPLKKFLTAVLVNRNHKKYPIKADFKGISLSTSLHERIEVIFEDGKDRAYLS; from the coding sequence ATGAAAGAAAATTTGATTCTTAACAACGAAGAGATTAAGCACAAAATAAAAAGAATAGCTTATCAGATTTATGAAGCAAATACTAATGAAACTACTATTTACTTAGCCGGTATTTCGAGTAATGGTTTCATTATGACTAATAAAATTGCTGAACAAATTAGAGATATTTCTAAGCTTGAAGTAATCACAGTCGAAGTTTTCGTTAATAAGAAGGATATTTTGGCACCGGTTAAAACTTCTATCCCCCTCGAAGAGCTCAAAGATAAATCTATAGTATTGATCGACGATGTATTAAACTCCGGAGGTGTATTGATTTATGGAATGAGACATTTTCTTAGTGTTCCTCTTAAGAAATTCCTGACGGCCGTACTGGTAAACAGAAATCACAAAAAATACCCTATAAAAGCAGATTTTAAAGGTATCTCTCTATCAACCTCCCTTCACGAAAGAATAGAAGTAATATTCGAAGATGGTAAAGATAGAGCTTATTTATCTTAA